In Electrophorus electricus isolate fEleEle1 chromosome 18, fEleEle1.pri, whole genome shotgun sequence, one genomic interval encodes:
- the arhgef18a gene encoding rho guanine nucleotide exchange factor 18a, whose translation MDETEAPKVLLEDSLTVSVSDGISIEDFSTLREDLETDARDFEAPTWSLAVDQQYIKAYSKEAIKRQDVIYELIQTEINHVRTLKVMLRVYVHELRHTLQMDDAQLGRFLPCLDQLLYNHQHFLDRLKQRRKESLEPGSERNYYMERIGDILLAQFSDELRSRLRDSYGMFCSSHTEAVNFYKDQLQNSKKFQHLMRKIGQLAVVRRLGVPEGILLITQRITKYPVLVERIIKNTEVGSEEHRNLICALEHIKDTISQVDYQVHQYEQLREMSTRLEPKSQGRMSNGQSFRRDDLFQPGRKLLREGLLSWKAQSRTKDVLVVLLSDLLLLLQKNDQKFTFASLDGKPAVLSLHKLLVREAAHNERAMYVLTSDHAANLYELHASTREECHSWRQEIWQAIEKCAHASEDNGSQPVEQDDVFTEKFFNFQEQLHSSDAQIAELLQRKLQLFSEIVETLTGSAALPRRLLLCEFQQGEQLINSAITDVEDLQLQLLDCERNPAPLSPDCVDVPLPPRRSSTSTGYDNPIRVFSKSGRGLQNKRPSSDPQLRDLYLDNLELSADEMTPTWLFAHLAKAQLFDKVAILSQKLYSIKALAVKQDSEVELLRAAVSERPVRQRVNAIMEQEKLRHLDKQREELTQMQGLISQKRQELVLWEEKHQLWKLEMMAKEQELTQRQEKCMHDETELSAKREQLSRNYEEYQQKLERLRDSARAVEKDKEKVDQQLKKYKKHNTISNPGSVHFEPTQGLPYHSAGSVILSPKAHVRPSLSQAAASFQEQPPLVPPRIESIGLSPTKTDVPIQLVSTTNQTMKSSFVQQQIPTKLAVHKGKEKSGKSKGSHNRTNNAASIEVCDVVPIKAMGKERDGSRAKSATKPQLLSQDIYNLPDQLIQSESSGQPCKPSHGSTSTLPVHHKVKNHHSSKEEVIYF comes from the exons ATGGATGAGACTGAAGCACCAAAGGTTCTTCTAGAGGACTCTCTTactgtttctgtctctgatgGCATCAGCATTGAGG ACTTCTCGACCCTGCGGGAGGACCTGGAGACTGATGCTCGAGACTTTGAGGCTCCAACTTGGAGTTTGGCTGTTGATCAGCAGTACATAAAAGCTTATTCCAAAGAGGCCATTAAGAGACAAGATGTCATATATG AGCTGATCCAGACAGAGATTAACCATGTGCGCACACTGAAGGTGATGTTGcgggtgtatgtgcatgagcTGCGCCACACCCTGCAGATGGATGACGCCCAGCTCGGAAGGTTCCTTCCTTGCCTGGACCAGCTGCTGTACAACCACCAGCACTTCCTGGATCGGCTAAAGCAACGTCGCAAGGAGAGTCTGGAACCAGGCAGTGAGAGGAACTACTACATGGAGAGAATAGGAGACATCCTCTTGGCTCAG TTTTCAGACGAGCTGCGGAGTAGACTGCGTGACAGCTATGGTATGTTCTGCAGTAGCCACACAGAGGCTGTGAACTTCTACAAAGACCAGTTACAGAACAGCAAGAAGTTCCAGCATTTAATGCGA AAAATAGGTCAGTTGGCTGTAGTGAGAAGGTTGGGTGTGCCGGAAGGTATTCTACTTATAACCCAGCGCATCACCAAATACCCTGTTCTGGTGGAgagaattattaaaaatactgaaG TTGGTTCAGAGGAGCACAGAAACCTAATATGTGCTCTAGAGCATATTAAAGACACCATATCACAGGTGGACTACCAGGTGCACCAGTACGAGCAACTCAGAGAAATGAGTACCCGTCTGGAGCCCAAGTCCCAGGGCAGGATGAGCAATGGGCAGTCATTCCGCAGGGATGACCTGTTCCAGCCTGGCAGGAAACTCCTCCGTGAGGGATTACTCAGCTGGAAGGCCCAGTCCAGGACCAAAG ATGTCCTTGTGGTGCTGCTGTCAGATTTGCTTCTGCTGCTACAGAAGAATGACCAGAAGTTTACGTTTGCTTCTCTG GACGGAAAGCCTGCAGTGCTCTCCCTACACAAACTGCTTGTGCGTGAAGCAGCTCATAACGAGAGGGCGATGTATGTATTAACTTCTGATCATGCGGCCAACCTGTACGAGCTCCATGCTTCCACCAGAGAGGAGTGTCATAGCTGGAGACAGGAGATTTGGCAGGCAATTGAGAA ATGTGCACATGCATCTGAGGATAATGGTTCTCAGCCAGTGGAACAGGATGATGTTTTCACAGAGAAGTTTTTCAACTTCCAGG agcaGCTGCATAGTAGTGATGCTCAGATTGCAGAACTCCTGCAAAGGAAGCTGCAGCTGTTCAGTGAAATCGTGGAGACACTGACAGGAAGTGCAGCTCTTCCAAGACGCTTGCTCCTGTGTGAGTTCCAGCAGGGGGAGCAACTGATCAACAGCGCCATCACAGATG TGGAGGATTTACAGCTACAGTTGCTGGATTGTGAGAGGAATCCTGCTCCTTTATCTCCAGACTGTGTGGATGTGCCACTTCCACCCAGAAGATCAAGCACTTCCACTGGGTATGACAACCCCATCAGAGTTTTCTCTAAAA GTGGCCGTGGCTTACAGAACAAGAGACCCAGCTCTGATCCCCAGCTCAGGGACCTGTACCTTGACAACCTggagctctct GCTGATGAGATGACCCCCACCTGGCTCTTTGCCCATCTCGCCAAAGCTCAG CTCTTCGATAAAGTCGCCATACTCTCCCAGAAGCTGTACAGTATCAAG GCTCTGGCTGTAAAGCAGGACAGTGAAGTTGAGCTTCTGCGCGCAGCAGTATCTGAACGGCCAGTGAGGCAGCGGGTCAATGCCATCATGGAGCAGGAGAAACTGCGCCACCTAGATAAGCAGCGGGAAGAGCTGACCCAAATGCAGGGGCTGATCAGCCAGAAGAGGCAGGAGCTGGTGCTATGGGAGGAGAAGCACCAGCTCTGGAAGCTGGAGATGATGGCCAAGGAGCAGGAGCTAACGCAGCGACAGGAAAAGTGTATGCATGATGAGACTGAGCTATCTGCCAAGCGGGAACAGCTGTCCCGCAACTATGAGGAGTACCAGCAGAAACTGGAGCGTTTGCGAGACTCTGCCCGTGCTGTGGAGAAGGACAAGGAGAAAGTAGACCAGCAGCTGAAGAAGTACAAGAAACATAACACCATCTCTAACCCAGGCTCTGTCCATTTTGAACCCACTCAG GGCTTGCCATACCACTCAGCTGGCAGTGTCATCCTCAGCCCCAAAGCACACGTGCGGCCCAGCTTGTCCCAGGCAGCTGCCAGCTTCCAGGAGCAACCTCCCCTGGTCCCTCCTCGCATAGAGAGCATAGGTCTCTCACCCACCAAAACGGATGTCCCCATTCAGCTGGTGAGCACCACCAACCAGACGATGAAGTCCAGCTTTGTGCAGCAGCAGATCCCCACCAAACTGGCTGTCCACAAGGGCAAAGAGAAGAGTGGCAAGAGCAAGGGCTCCCACAATCGCACCAACAACGCAG